One genomic segment of Erpetoichthys calabaricus chromosome 7, fErpCal1.3, whole genome shotgun sequence includes these proteins:
- the LOC114655077 gene encoding major intrinsically disordered NOTCH2-binding receptor 1-like, with amino-acid sequence MMMMDLSVLPNNNHPEKFLQLDVKNLATSPSFMQAGFAAGAALSGQRHWQNRVYLQRERKNTDEDHGNRSPESSPVLLDKFLGKHITPITLNSKIKRNPLYSDTRTADEWDTRKTKPSWTIQEFDRHSVHSNLVSYLKEDPNELRFWMEDPYTPGYDSLLKKKEMEARRAQICKCVAVASGLVLILIVIITVSVVVTLYRH; translated from the exons atgatgatgatggatcTGTCAGTGCTGCCGAATAATAACCACCCCGAGAAGTTCCTGCAGCTGGACGTGAAGAACTTGGCGACGAGTCCAAGTTTCATGCAGGCGGGCTTTGCAGCGGGGGCGGCTTTATCCGGACAGCGACACTGGCAGAACCGCGTCTACCTTCAG AGAGAAAGGAAAAATACAGACGAGGACCATGGAAATAGGTCACCAGAAAGCAGCCCAGTACTGCTGGACAAGTTTCTTGGGAAACACATCACACCCATCACCCTGAACTCGAAAATCAAGAGGAATCCACTTTACTCAGATACGAGAACAGCAGACGAGTGGGACACGAGGAAGACAAAGCCTTCATGGACAATTCAAGAATTCGACCGCCATTCAGTGCATTCGAATCTGGTCAGTTACTTGAAG gaAGACCCAAATGAGCTGCGCTTTTGGATGGAAGACCCTTATACACCCGGCTATGACTCCTTACTGAAAAAGAAGGAGATGGAAGCGAGACGAGCACAAATCTGTAAATGTGTAGCCGTGGCCTCGGGACTTGTCCTTATTTTGATTGTTATCATCACTGTTTCTGTTGTTGTCACGCTCTACAGACATTGA